The Pygocentrus nattereri isolate fPygNat1 chromosome 1, fPygNat1.pri, whole genome shotgun sequence genome window below encodes:
- the ptger1c gene encoding prostaglandin E receptor 1c (subtype EP1) isoform X2: MDIVFTSSVPTVWSFGLYLHLGRVRRQRATARAIDPPQAFCKMFGAFMVFFGLTPLLLGCAMAVERCRGITQSLQHSAVVTTAHVRLCLLLLFTVACTFAALPLLGVGSYKLQFPGTWCFLPVRGSLSTADVSLALAFSGLGLVALAVSVFCNTVSGLTLLQARCSNQDLKQTTSRRHRSSSPLQSLDMEMMAQLAVINVVSCVCWSPFLIYITISVRQFFKGHFRSDEEYDKPLLLALRMASWNQILDPWVYILLRRAVLCRVCSLLQPKRAILSQNNSCIGLERQEIRLH, encoded by the exons ATGGATATTGTGTTCACCTCCTCTGTTCCCACTGTGT GGTCTTTTGGTCTGTACCTGCATCTGGGAAGGGTTAGAAGGCAAAGGGCCACAGCCAGAGCCATTGACCCCCCACAAGCCTTCTGCAAAATGTTTGGAGCCTTTATGGTATTCTTCGGTCTGACTCCTTTGCTCCTGGGGTGTGCCATGGCAGTGGAACGTTGCAGGGGCATCACCCAGTCCCTTCAGCACTCTGCCGTTGTCACCACAGCTCATGTGCGGCTTTGCTTACTCCTGCTCTTCACCGTGGCCTGTACCTTTGCAGCACTCCCCCTCCTGGGCGTGGGCAGCTACAAACTCCAGTTTCCTGGCACCTGGTGTTTCCTCCCTGTGCGGGGTTCACTCTCCACTGCGGATGTGAGTTTAGCCTTGGCTTTCTCAGGCTTGGGCCTGGTCGCGCTGGCAGTCTCTGTATTTTGTAATACTGTGAGTGGGCTGACATTGCTGCAGGCCAGGTGTAGCAACCAAGATCTAAAGCAGACTACTTCCAGGAGACATAGATCATCCTCTCCTCTTCAGTCACTGGACATGGAGATGATGGCGCAGCTTGCGGTTATAAATGTGGTGTCCTGTGTCTGCTGGAGTCCCTTTCTT ATTTACATTACCATATCAGTGAGACAGTTCTTCAAAGGCCATTTCAGATCAGATGAGGAGTATGACAAGCCACTACTGCTGGCCTTGAGGATGGCCTCCTGGAACCAGATCCTGGACCCATGGGTCTACATCCTCCTGAGGCGGGCTGTGCTGTGCCGAGTGTGCAGTCTGCTCCAGCCCAAAAGAGCTATTTTAAGCCAGAACAACTCCTGCATAGGCTTGGAAAGACAGGAAATCCGGCTACACTGA
- the ptger1c gene encoding prostaglandin E receptor 1c (subtype EP1) isoform X1, producing the protein MDIVFTSSVPTVCQYSADLNISFPFPHDPSLNSTASSPLSPPSYAISYFTMTLGALSNLTALVILSKSYTRFHRRAKTPFLLLAVALLLTDLAGHLLTGSFGLYLHLGRVRRQRATARAIDPPQAFCKMFGAFMVFFGLTPLLLGCAMAVERCRGITQSLQHSAVVTTAHVRLCLLLLFTVACTFAALPLLGVGSYKLQFPGTWCFLPVRGSLSTADVSLALAFSGLGLVALAVSVFCNTVSGLTLLQARCSNQDLKQTTSRRHRSSSPLQSLDMEMMAQLAVINVVSCVCWSPFLIYITISVRQFFKGHFRSDEEYDKPLLLALRMASWNQILDPWVYILLRRAVLCRVCSLLQPKRAILSQNNSCIGLERQEIRLH; encoded by the exons ATGGATATTGTGTTCACCTCCTCTGTTCCCACTGTGTGTCAGTACTCTGCAGACTTGAACATATCCTTTCCCTTTCCCCATGATCCAAGTCTAAACTCTACAGCTTCTTCTCCTCTCAGCCCACCAAGCTATGCAATATCTTACTTTACCATGACCCTTGGAGCCCTCTCAAACTTAACAGCGCTAGTCATCCTTTCCAAATCATACACTCGCTTCCACCGCCGAGCTAAAACACCTTTTTTGTTATTAGCAGTGGCTCTGCTCCTGACTGACCTGGCCGGTCATTTGCTTACAGGGTCTTTTGGTCTGTACCTGCATCTGGGAAGGGTTAGAAGGCAAAGGGCCACAGCCAGAGCCATTGACCCCCCACAAGCCTTCTGCAAAATGTTTGGAGCCTTTATGGTATTCTTCGGTCTGACTCCTTTGCTCCTGGGGTGTGCCATGGCAGTGGAACGTTGCAGGGGCATCACCCAGTCCCTTCAGCACTCTGCCGTTGTCACCACAGCTCATGTGCGGCTTTGCTTACTCCTGCTCTTCACCGTGGCCTGTACCTTTGCAGCACTCCCCCTCCTGGGCGTGGGCAGCTACAAACTCCAGTTTCCTGGCACCTGGTGTTTCCTCCCTGTGCGGGGTTCACTCTCCACTGCGGATGTGAGTTTAGCCTTGGCTTTCTCAGGCTTGGGCCTGGTCGCGCTGGCAGTCTCTGTATTTTGTAATACTGTGAGTGGGCTGACATTGCTGCAGGCCAGGTGTAGCAACCAAGATCTAAAGCAGACTACTTCCAGGAGACATAGATCATCCTCTCCTCTTCAGTCACTGGACATGGAGATGATGGCGCAGCTTGCGGTTATAAATGTGGTGTCCTGTGTCTGCTGGAGTCCCTTTCTT ATTTACATTACCATATCAGTGAGACAGTTCTTCAAAGGCCATTTCAGATCAGATGAGGAGTATGACAAGCCACTACTGCTGGCCTTGAGGATGGCCTCCTGGAACCAGATCCTGGACCCATGGGTCTACATCCTCCTGAGGCGGGCTGTGCTGTGCCGAGTGTGCAGTCTGCTCCAGCCCAAAAGAGCTATTTTAAGCCAGAACAACTCCTGCATAGGCTTGGAAAGACAGGAAATCCGGCTACACTGA
- the slc27a1a gene encoding long-chain fatty acid transport protein 1a translates to MHYAATASLSFGSLGLLRLFGASWPWSLAAGLGVYLGTGGWRYFYVAVRTAKRDLNGLYVLLRVKLWIWRYMRNGSTVPSIFAQTVKHHPNKPALVYEATGETWTFSQLDQLCNAVAHWALSQGWTSGDVVALFMESRPLQVALWLGLAKVGVEAALINFNLRRDSLLHCLGVSGARGLVFAVELADAVSEVSSSLAPSAILFYTGDLTPDQVDALNAKPLDSILASSPRHPPPYTQSKGFNDRLFYIYTSGTTGLPKAAIVVHSRYYRIAAFGYYSFRMRPDDVIYDCLPLYHSAGNIMGVGQCVIHGLTVVVKKKFSASRFWEDCIRHNCTVVQYIGEICRYLLSQPVRPSERGHRVRLAVGNGLRPSVWEAFMERFGIKQIGEFYGATECNCSIANMDGKVGACGFNSRILPNVYPIRLVKVDEDTMELVRNKEGLCVPCRPGEPGLLVGKINQQDPLRRFDGYASQDATRKKIAHNVFKKNDSAYLSGDVLVMDELGYMYFRDRSGDTFRWKGENVSTTEVEGTLSSMLGQTDVAVYGVAVPGVEGKAGMAAIADIAGGFNCESFLREIQKALPPYARPVFLRISPHVDTTGTFKIQKTRLQREGYDPRITTDQIYILNSRAGRYELVNEEVYNALVDGRIPL, encoded by the exons ATGCACTATGCGGCTACTGCCTCTCTGTCCTTTGGCTCTCTGGGCCTGCTGCGGCTCTTCGGGGCTTCGTGGCCCTGGAGCCTGGCGGCCGGACTAGGGGTCTACCTGGGAACCGGAGGCTGGAGGTACTTTTACGTTGCAGTTCGCACTGCCAAGAGGGATCTCAA TGGTCTATATGTGCTTTTGAGGGTGAAGCTGTGGATCTGGCGCTACATGCGTAATGGCAGTACAGTACCCTCCATCTTTGCCCAGACTGTGAAACACCACCCAAATAAGCCTGCACTTGTGTATGAGGCAACCGGGGAAACATGGACCTTCTCCCAGTTGGACCAGCTGTGCAATGCTGTAGCACACTGGGCTCTGAGCCAGGGCTGGACCTCAGGGGATGTCGTTGCTCTGTTCATGGAGAGCAGGCCACTGCAGGTGGCTCTCTGGCTGGGCCTTGCCAAAGTCGGCGTGGAGGCTGCGCTGATTAACTTCAACCTTAGGCGTGACTCGCTCCTGCACTGTTTGGGAGTCTCAGGCGCCCGGGGGCTTGTTTTTGCAGTTGAGCTGGCTGATG CTGTGTCTGAAGTGAGCTCCTCTCTTGCTCCATCTGCGATATTGTTCTACACTGGTGACCTGACACCTGATCAGGTAGATGCCCTCAATGCTAAACCCTTGGACTCCATATTGGCTTCCTCCCCACGTCATCCTCCTCCTTATACCCAGTCCAAGGGCTTTAATG ACCGTTTGTTCTATATCTACACATCTGGCACAACTGGACTCCCCAAAGCTGCTATTGTGGTGCACAGCCG GTATTATAGAATTGCAGCTTTTGGATATTATTCTTTTCGCATGAGGCCAGATGATGTCATCTATGACTGCTTGCCACTCTACCATTCAGCAG GTAACATAATGGGTGTTGGTCAGTGTGTAATCCATGGGctgactgtagtggtgaagaaaAAGTTTTCAGCTAGTCGGTTCTGGGAGGACTGCATCAGACACAACTGCACT GTAGTGCAGTACATAGGGGAGATCTGCCGCTACCTGCTCTCCCAGCCGGTGCGTCCATCAGAGCGGGGACACCGTGTGCGACTGGCCGTGGGGAATGGACTTCGTCCCAGCGTATGGGAGGCTTTTATGGAACGCTTTGGGATCAAACAGATTGGCGAGTTCTATGGAGCCACAGAGTGTAACTGTAGCATCGCCAATATGGATGGAAAG GTGGGAGCCTGTGGCTTTAACAGCCGGATTCTGCCGAATGTCTACCCCATCCGGCTGGTGAAAGTAGATGAGGATACTATGGAGCTGGTGCGAAACAAAGAAGGACTTTGTGTTCCATGCCGACCAG GGGAGCCAGGGCTCCTGGTCGGTAAAATCAACCAGCAAGACCCACTGCGTCGCTTTGATGGGTATGCTAGTCAGGATGCCACCAGGAAGAAGATTGCTCATAATGTTTTTAAGAAAAATGACTCTGCCTACCTGTCAG GGGATGTTCTGGTGATGGATGAGCTTGGTTACATGTACTTCCGTGACCGGAGTGGTGACACTTTCCGCTGGAAAGGAGAGAATGTCTCCACTACTGAAGTGGAAGGCACACTGAGCAGCATGCTGGGCCAGACTGATGTGGCTGTATATGGTGTTGCAGTGCCAG GTGTTGAAGGAAAAGCTGGGATGGCTGCCATTGCAGACATAGCAGGAGGCTTTAATTGTGAATCTTTTCTGAGAGAAATTCAGAAGGCCCTGCCTCCGTATGCCCGGCCAGTCTTTCTCCGCATCTCCCCACATGTAGACACAACAG GCACTTTTAAAATACAGAAGACCAGGTTACAGAGGGAAGGATACGACCCCCGTATCACAACTGACCAGATCTACATTCTTAACTCTAGAGCAGGACGTTATGAGCTTGTTAATGAGGAAGTGTATAATGCCTTAGTGGACGGTAGAATACCTCTTTGA